A genomic segment from Triticum dicoccoides isolate Atlit2015 ecotype Zavitan chromosome 1A, WEW_v2.0, whole genome shotgun sequence encodes:
- the LOC119288328 gene encoding hexokinase-2-like translates to MRKAAVTAVAAAAAVGVALLARRQMREAKRWGRADAVLRGLEERSAAPPARLRQVADAMAVEMHAGLASEGGSKLGMIISYVDSLPSGQEKGLFYALDLGGTNFRVLRVQLGGKEGRVVKQECDEISIPAHLMTGTSQELFDFIAAALAKFVASEGEDFHLLEGRQRELGFTFSFPVKQSSIASGTLIKWTKGFSIDETVGADVVAELSSALDRQGLDMKVTALVNDTIGTLAGGRYDDNDVVAAVILGTGTNAAYVERANAIPKWHGLLPKSGDMVINMEWGNFRSSHLPLTEFDQALDAESLNPGEQIYEKLISGMYLGEIVRRVLLKMTEEASLFGDDIPPKLKIPFILRTPHMSMMHHDTSADLRTVGAKLKDVLGIQGTSLKTRRLVVAVCDIVAKRGARLAAAGIHGVLKKLGRDIPGSDKHRTVIAMDGGLYEHYTIFSETLENTLREMLGEEVSSSVVIKLANDGSGIGAALLAAAHSQYLEAEV, encoded by the exons atgaggaaggcggcggtgacggcggtcgcggcggcggcggcggtgggggtgGCGCTGCTGGCGCGGCGCCAGATGCGGGAGGCCAAGCGCTGGGGCCGCGCCGACGCCGTGCTGCGGGGCCTCGAGGAGCGCTCCGCGGCGCCGCCCGCCCGGCTGCGCCAGGTGGCCGACGCCATGGCCGTCGAGATgcacgccggcctcgcctccgaggGCGGCAGCAAGCTCGGGATGATCATCAGCTACGTCGACTCCCTCCCCTCGGG GCAAGAGAAGGGGCTATTTTATGCACTTGACCTTGGAGGGACAAATTTTCGCGTTTTACGTGTTCAATTAGGAGGCAAGGAAGGGCGAGTTGTGAAGCAAGAATGTGATGAGATCTCAATCCCGGCACACTTAATGACTGGGACCTCACAA GAACTATTTGATTTTATTGCCGCTGCTTTAGCAAAATTTGTTGCCTCAGAGGGTGAAGACTTTCATCTTCTTGAGGGAAGGCAAAGAGAGCTTGGTTTCACTTTCTCTTTTCCAGTAAAGCAGTCTTCAATTGCATCCGGAACTCTTATCAAGTGGACTAAGGGTTTTTCTATTGATGAAACG GTAGGCGCAGATGTGGTGGCTGAATTAAGCAGTGCTCTAGACCGTCAGGGGCTTGATATGAAAGTGACAGCATTG GTAAATGATACTATAGGAACATTGGCTGGGGGCAGATATGATGACAATGATGTCGTTGCTGCTGTTATTCTGGGCACAGGTACCAATGCAGCATACGTGGAACGTGCCAATGCAATCCCTAAATGGCATGGCCTCCTTCCCAAGTCAGGAGATATG GTAATAAATATGGAATGGGGGAACTTCAGATCGTCCCATCTTCCTTTGACTGAATTTGATCAAGCATTAGATGCAGAAAGCCTGAATCCTGGTGAACAG ATTTATGAAAAGCTGATCTCTGGTATGTATTTGGGGGAAATTGTAAGAAGAGTCTTGTTAAAGATGACTGAAGAAGCTTCTCTTTTTGGTGATGATATACCACCAAAACTAAAGATCCCATTTATTCTTAG GACGCCACATATGTCAATGATGCACCATGACACGTCAGCTGATCTCAGAACAGTTGGAGCCAAACTGAAAGATGTCCTAGGG ATCCAGGGCACTTCACTTAAAACGAGACGGCTAGTTGTGGCCGTATGCGACATCGTTGCAAAGCGTGGGGCGCGCCTTGCTGCTGCAGGGATACACGGGGTCCTCAAAAAGCTTGGACGGGACATCCCCGGCAGCGACAAGCACAGGACGGTTATTGCCATGGACGGCGGGCTCTATGAGCACTACACAATCTTCAGCGAAACCCTGGAGAACACCCTGCGCGAGATGCTAGGGGAGGAAGTATCCTCCTCCGT